A window of Rhododendron vialii isolate Sample 1 chromosome 13a, ASM3025357v1 contains these coding sequences:
- the LOC131312958 gene encoding putative germin-like protein 2-1, translating into MASHVLLLGFLAVTCSIALADETPLQDFCVADLNSPVFVNGFACKDPKLVQLDDFFFSGLSKAGNTSNALGSEVTHGFVTNFPALNTLGIGMARIDFAPHGLNPPHYHPRASEILTVIEGTLLAGFVTSNPENRLFAKVLQKGESVVYPEALLHFQQNVGNCNAVALAVFNSQNPDVNTIANSVFGSNPAISSDILAKAFQVSKSVIDDIKSKF; encoded by the exons ATGGCTTCTCATGTTCTTTTGTTAGGGTTCTTGGCCGTAACTTGTTCCATTGCTTTGGCTGACGAAACCCCGCTTCAAGACTTTTGTGTCGCAGATCTTAACAGCCCTG TTTTCGTTAATGGATTTGCGTGCAAAGACCCAAAGCTTGTGCAATTGGATGATTTCTTCTTTAGTGGGCTAAGCAAGGCAGGTAACACATCGAATGCTTTGGGATCAGAGGTCACCCATGGATTCGTAACCAACTTTCCTGCACTTAATACACTTGGCATCGGCATGGCCCGTATTGACTTTGCACCGCACGGGCTTAACCCTCCACACTACCATCCTCGGGCCAGTGAAATTTTGACTGTCATTGAAGGTACCCTATTAGCAGGATTTGTCACCTCCAATCCTGAAAATCGGCTGTTTGCGAAGGTACTTCAGAAGGGTGAATCAGTTGTGTACCCAGAGGCTCTTCTCCACTTCCAGCAAAACGTTGGAAATTGTAATGCAGTTGCCCTTGCCGTCTTTAATAGCCAAAATCCTGATGTTAATACCATTGCAAATTCAGTGTTTGGTTCGAATCCGGCAATCTCTAGTGATATTCTCGCAAAGGCATTCCAAGTGAGTAAGAGTGTAATTGATGATATCAAATCAAAGTTCTAA